The Mauremys reevesii isolate NIE-2019 linkage group 1, ASM1616193v1, whole genome shotgun sequence genome segment TGGTGATGTTATACTGTGTGCGTCCATAGAGAAAAGACATTTCACAGGTGTAATAGCCAGAATCTTTTGATGACACAGAGCTGATGTAGAGAAAGTTTGTGCCTTTCAAGCTTTTGAATTTTTTATTGTCTTCATCCAAAGGTACAGAATCCTAAAGAAATAACAACAACCCAATGGTTAAAATAGGCCAGGGTGTGAAGAGACCTGGATTTGACTTTCTTTGTAACCATTGGGGAGGTTACTTGTTCTCTTATCTAAGATTTTATATCACATTTATGattacagtatctgagcacctccatTTCCCTACCTATAAAATAGCAGAACAACACTTGTGCTACTTCAAGGGTGAGCATTGCAAAGCTGAATCCATCAATAATTGTAAAACGCTTTGCAGCCCACCAATGTGAGGCCCTATGTGAAGTGTGATGCATTGTTATTATTAACATATATTTTCAAATGCTGTTATCTTAAATTATGCATGTTGGCTAAAGAGAATATATAATGAGCTTCTTTCCAGAATCTCCCTACATACAATACAAGAACATCTTAGCGATCGTACATCTTCCCATGGCACCATATTATTTTCCCCTGCCAAGTCTTGCAAGATGTGACATGTTGCCAAGCTGTTATCACCGATACTCTGTTGAGCTTTGCTAGCAACAAGTGTGTGCTTTCCCACTGTGGACAGGCCAGGTTTTTCCTGACAGCCATGTTATTAATCCAGCTGTAGAGCTGAACTTTATGTCACCTAGGCAAATAAACTATAGCATGTTTCTCAGATGAAAGCTGGACAGGGAAACTTTGCTAGAATGATTTCAATCCCAGTAAAAATGATGCCTTGTAAAAACCAGCCTAATGACCTATGCTCGTTATTTGCTGTACAACTAGGTACTGCAGAATTTCAAACTGTACAGAAGAGACTTCTGGACAAAAATTATTATTGCTATTGATTTGTGATGCATTAAAACAAGAGCATGGTAAATAAGTAATGCATTTTGCACAGTCCCAGCATGCAACCAGCAAGCCACAGGAACTTCTCCCATAAAAGAAGACGGAGAGAAGGTGAGGCAGTGCCTGGGTTAGGCAAACTCTAAAACAGCTCAGCTTCTAGTTCATGTTTCATGTTCCTAAAAGTTCACCATTCAGGGCTTCAGTCAGTCACCTGCAGGGGTCAAGTAGGGatgttccctcccttcccctctccccccatgtattctgggttgttgttttttctgtctccttcctctgaagcctgAGAGGGGGCCACAGCTAGAGCTGGGACACTGGACAGGGTGGGTTGATGCTCTGAGGTGGTACCAAGTATCCTCTCTCAGGTACTTGGCTGACTGGTTTATGCTCACATGCTCAGCATCGCCCTATCCTGAACGAGAAAGAAagtttcccccaggtcagattagtAGGGACCTTGCATTTTTTGCCTTTCTCAGCAGCACAATgcctgggtcacttgccaggattagctagctctctctctcacttgtTCAATTCTCTGCCACTGCAGGAGCCTTAGGCATTGGGTGCACCTTGTTCCcacctattctctgcctgtggcacattatCGTCTAGTCTGTGGACGGTAACACTTTAgactaatttcagttgttgggtttattGTGCAGGTGCTGAGTGATGGTGGTCGCCTGTGACACataggccagactagatgatcagatggtcccttctggcgcCAAACTCTATGACTCTTTAGAAGAGGTGAAAGTTCTACCTTGTACCATTTTAGCTCCAAGTCTGTTTCCTTTTGTATGAAATCCCCCAGATCAGGGCAAACAAGTTTTCCAGAAGTGAACGTGAAGAGAATTTGATGATAGGAAATCTCATGAACAGCAGTTTTCTCAGTAACTGTTAGGTGAATGGAGACATCAGCACAGTAAGAGGAATTCCTGCAAGCATATGAAGGACAGATGTTAACAGGTGTGCACCACACAGAAAGGGCAGGGGAATGGCATGCATTTAATGCTTGTGCAAGGTGCTTGATCGACAGCCCTAGACACCGAAGTCCTCTGCTTACCAACAGAACCAACACAGCATGGGCAGTACAAGCTTCCTCATACTGTCCTGCTGCCATGACTCAATTCTGAGGTGAGAGAGGCCACTTTAGCTGCCATGCGCCTTCAATCTATAGCCTCTATGTTATAAATAATCCTGtcaaaatacagagaagagtCTCATTTCTCTTCATAATGACCAGAAGTCATTCAGCCAGAACTCCAAGGTCAGACTTCACCTGTTATTCCTTTCCACTGGGGCCAGACAGCTTGTATTAAATTTTGGTAGCTCCATGACTGCAGGGATAGTTTGACCATGTTATGTCTTTCTTGCCATCAACAGATTCAGATTACATCTGGGAATACTTCAGTCAGCACAAAGGCAGCATTGTCAGAGCTTAAAGTAGGGGGCTGGTAGTCAGGACTGGTAGGTTCTAATCTCTACTCGGTGACCTTGGACAGGTCAGTTAACCTCTTTGTACCTTGCTTTCTCTCCGTAGCTGGTTTCTGGTAAGTCAAGTCTGAGTCAATACTAGGTCACGAGCAGGGATTCTGGGAAGTTACCAGTGTTGTTTTTGGAAGAACGAAAGCTTTTTGGTGGTgggttgtttattttaaaattcaagcTTTTCCTTTGGAACACTGTGTTTGTTGCATTCACTGAGGCAATCTCTCCCTGCTAGCCCCGCtttgaagggaaaaaagaaagaatgtatcctgctgaacagcagcagctctgatGTGAACTGTGTGCTTTTGCACCCATACGCGTCAATAAGATCTTAATTGTACCATGCAGGTGTTGGTGCCTATCAGGGGCAATCTAAGAAACAAATATGAAATCTGAGACAGAGCACTTATTAAAAATATGGCGGCTGCTGTTTTATTATTGACAGGCATTTATAGAGTGACAGGTGTACATAGTACTTTACAAAACCTAGACAAAAAGACACCTTCTCTGCTTTGAAGTGTTTATAGTATTTAGTATCTCCTTCCAATTTGACCCAATGGGGCTTTTGTTTATGTAAGTTTCAAAGCAGGACTTTCCAGACAAACTATATCtactggcaccttatagactaacagatgtattggagcacgagctttcgtgggtgaatatccacttcgtcggatgcatgtgggtattcacccatgaaagcttatgcttcaatacatctgttagtctataaggtgccacaggactctttgctgcttttacagatccagactaacacggctacccctctgatatatatctattggatagatagatagggatTCTCTCTGTCCATCATTTTAGTTCCCAGTCTTATGTCCGTTGTAACAATTGCATAGTGGCGGTTTGCTTCCAACCCAGAAGACTGAACAAAAGAGCTATTTGCCCATTGTTGCTTTAAGCAGAATTACTTTATCATAAAATACCTGTCAAGTATTGTTCTGTAAGTTCACAACCCCAGCAAGTTTACCCGTGAGACCCTAATCTTGCAAAACACTTAAGTGAATTTGCTTTAACTTTATGCATAGGGATTAGTGCCATTGATATAAAAGGTCTGCAAACGCTTGCAAGACTGGGACCTATTCTTTTGCAATGTTCAGGCTCTCACATTCACCCACTGCTGTCTGTTGCTGCATACATAACTGCTAACATTGTTATAATATCATTACAGTGTTGTACATATAGCTCTAATCCATAATAATTGCTAATCAGTTTGAAATTACCAGTCAGTAGCAAAATAATTGCTAATCAGGCGGAGGTGGAAATCTGTAATAGTTTGCAAATATCCTCATTTCACAGTGTACTGAAAAATATGGTAAATTCCTTAATGGTGGTTTGCAAGAGGAAAATTATGTTTGCTTGTTTGTGCTTACCGCTCCTTTATAAAGACAGtttcaaatatttacatttttaaactcTGTCTGTTTCTTACATTATAAATCTCAGGTGCTAGCTTTGTAGTGGAGGACTGAATGGAGGATAGGAGAACTGGATCAGGATGGTGGCAGGTATAGCTTTTAAGAGTCAGAAAGAATCAAGGTTCAACCTATTGTGATGTCTCTGCTGATGGATTCTCTGCTCCAGACATTCAAGCAGCACCACCAGATTCTGGATCCTTCCTTGAACGTGAAAGTTTCTTTTAAATTTGTAAACCTTCCAAGTGTGACTGTGGCAAGAggctagagtcacaaagggaTTTCAGCATTGGGACATTCAGTGTCACCAcccctaacttttaggcacctagaaatcACTGTGATTCAAAAGCCTGAGTTCAGCCCTCACCAGCATGCTAGGCAACTCTCTGCCTAAAGATAGTCATTGGAGATGCCCAGGAAAGGTGTGCatcctaagccccacccctctcaggGAATTCAGTGCCTGAATGTGGCCtggagggaggcacctatctctgcttgggattctcatgTGTGATCCATTTCTTGGAGGTAGGGTGCCTCTTGCAAGaagagcgggggcgggggagatgcAGTTAGCTGCCCAAGTCCCTTTGTGCCTTGGTCTTCCCTGAAGGTTGGAAAAGTCACAGCTCAAGTTTCAGCCTAGTTTGATGTAATTATTTTACTTTAGCTGTCCAGTCCTATAAAGGGTCTTCCTGCAAAATCAAGGAGATCAAGacttaatatttttaatgtaaaacagagcagaaaaaataGGGGAAATAATTCTGAAGCCCTCTCTATGGTATAATCAaaattacaaatatatatttacttCATAAACTTTACTACAgggatccaaagcccactgaagataGTGGGAGTCTTTCATGAACTTCACagagctttggatcaagccaaTAACGTCTTTTAGGCACAGTCAAGTAGTTTAATGGACTGGATTTTTATTGAAATGCCTACCTTCGAGTGCAGATATATTGTCCGGAGTCCTCTAACGATGCTGGTAAAAACCAAAGAGCATCACCTTGTGCCCAAATTCTTCGTTCCTCATCTCCTCCTTGGTTCATCGGTTTTGAATCGTTCTTAGACCATGTCAGATTACATGGATGGTTGGAAAAGTCCAAGTGTTTGTATTCAGAGGAAGGGCATTTCAGGATCACAGGTTCTCCTTTCAGTGCAAAGTAGTGTTTGAAATACGTAGTGTGATCCTGGCAGTTTTCTACATAAACCGGTGAAATTGTTTCATTAGtgtctcacttaaaaaaaaaatacaggtagGAAAACAAATGCTCTAGCCCAAATCTTTGATATGAGCGTTGCCATTACCTGTGCTTTCCACACGCTGGATTCTGAAGGCAGAGGCATCCACTATGTATGTACAGATAAACAGGAGCCCAGCCATCTTCTTCCAAGGGAAACAGGAAAGAGAAAAATGGGGAACAGCATCTTGAAACCTGCAGGCAAGAAGATCACATGTATAACAATACACAAGATAATATAAGTGCTCTGCATCACCTCACATCGTACAATATATTTTAACGGCTAACTGCTCTTGCCCTATCACCCTTTGCCCCCTTGTAGTGCCCACCCTACATAAAATCTATCCCAATATAGTTTTTGAGATAGTGGTCATTGGACTGTGTGGACTAACGAGAACAACAACTCAGCAGCTTTTCTTTGTATTCAGTTTCTTTTGGAATCTGGACCAGTAGCAGGGTACACTTCAGTTGGGGTTGAATCCTAACCTACAGGATGGATTCAGACTGGTTCTCAAATATCTCCGGTTATATTAATTGATGACCAGAAATAAAGGTCTCATCCCAGTTACACAGAAACTATCCTGAAGAGCATCTGAAACTGCAGAAGCCCCAAAATAAGATTGTTTTAAGCAATGGGCTTCAGGAGACTAAAGTGACGTATACTGCAAATACTGGCAGGAACTGATGCTTCGTGAGCCTCTGTCATCCCGGCAAGGGGGTGGTGATGATGTATGGCTTCCGAGctaatgcactgctacaggctggggagtgactggctaagcagcagttctgcagaagaggacctggggattacagtgcatgagaagctggatatgagtcaacagtgtgcacttgttgccaagaaggctaacggcatatggggctgcattagtaggagcactgccagtagatcaagggaagtgattattcccttctattctgcactggtgaggccacatcttgagtattgtgtccagttttgggccccccactacagaaaggatgtggacaaattggagagcgtccagtggagggcaaggaaaatgattagagggctggggcacataacttatgaggagaggctgagggaactggagttgttttgtctgcagaagagaaaagtgagggggaatttaatagcagccttcagctacctgcagtggggttccaaagaggctagaactagactgttctcagtggtgacagatgacagagcaaggagtaatggtctcaagttgcagtggaggagatctaggttggatattaggaaaaactatttcactaggagggtggtgaagcactggaatgggttacctagggaggtggtggaatctccatccttagaagtttttaaggtcaggcttgacaaagccctggctgggatgatttagttgggggttggtcctgctttgagaagggagttggactagatgagctcctgaggtcccttccaaccctgagattctgtgattctataattaACACTGATGGGAGAGTTGACAGGTCCGTGTACCATGTTGTGCAGGTGGATGATGGCTGTATAAACCTTGTATAATTCCCATCACTGTAAACTC includes the following:
- the IL1R2 gene encoding interleukin-1 receptor type 2 — encoded protein: MKALPTAPQEKPLGKRMQNQRFQDAVPHFSLSCFPWKKMAGLLFICTYIVDASAFRIQRVESTENCQDHTTYFKHYFALKGEPVILKCPSSEYKHLDFSNHPCNLTWSKNDSKPMNQGGDEERRIWAQGDALWFLPASLEDSGQYICTRRNSSYCADVSIHLTVTEKTAVHEISYHQILFTFTSGKLVCPDLGDFIQKETDLELKWYKDSVPLDEDNKKFKSLKGTNFLYISSVSSKDSGYYTCEMSFLYGRTQYNITRTIQLRTLEQEKRFGPVIVYPDQKTTLAVLGSKLILPCKVFIGSSKHFHTFVTWLANDTYIDTTYKQRRVTEGEHLEIVENDENYIEVPLIFDPVREMDFYTDFKCEAQNSLGHQVLLTRVEQGASSFPWHIAAIPVALTCLILGGLCMHKCWKRRAGNGYAIAKL